A window from Nomascus leucogenys isolate Asia chromosome 24, Asia_NLE_v1, whole genome shotgun sequence encodes these proteins:
- the MMP23B gene encoding matrix metalloproteinase-23 isoform X3 — translation MGRGARVPSEAPGAGVERRWLGAALVALCLLPALVLLARLGAPAVPAWSAAQSFSAAVFGPGDRHRCLPRTLSSLKGDVAALGLSGGPPTRGLGPLAPRRRRYTLTPARLRWDHFNLTYRILSFPRNLLSPRETRRALAAAFRMWSDVSPFSFREVAPEQPSDLRIGFYPINHTDCLVSALHHCFDGPTGELAHAFFPPHGGIHFDDSEYWVLGPTRYSWKKGVWLTDLVHVAAHEIGHALGLMHSQHGRALMHLNATLRGWKALSQDELWGLHRLYGCLDRLFVCASWARRGFCDARRRLMKRLCPSSCDFCYEFPFPTVATTPPPPRTKTRLVPEGRNVTFRCGQKILHKKGKVYWYKDQEPLEFSYPGYLALGEAHLSIIANAVNEGTYTCVVRRQQRVLTTYSWRVRVRG, via the exons ATGGGCCGCGGGGCCCGTGTCCCCTCGGAGGCCCCGGGGGCCGGCGTCGAGCGCCGCTGGCTTGGAGCCGCGCTGGTCGCCCTGTGCCTCCTCCCCGCGCTGGTGCTGCTGGCCCGGCTGGGGGCCCCGGCGGTGCCGGCCTGGAGCGCAGCACAG TCATTTTCCGCGGCAGTTTTTGGCCCTGGGGACCGTCACCGGTGCCTCCCACGCACGCTTTCTTCCCTGAAGGGAGACGTCGCTGCGCTGGGCCTTTCGGGGGGCCCCCCCACCCGGGGTCTGGGCCCACTGGCCCCCCGCAGACGCCGCTACACGCTGACTCCAGCCAGGCTGCGCTGGGACCACTTCAACCTCACCTACAG GATCCTCTCCTTCCCGCGGAACCTACTGAGCCCGCGGGAGACGCGGCGGGCCCTGGCTGCCGCCTTCCGCATGTGGAGCGACGTGTCCCCCTTCAGCTTCCGCGAGGTGGCCCCCGAGCAGCCCAGCGACCTCCGGATAG GCTTCTACCCGATCAACCACACGGACTGCCTGGTCTCCGCGCTGCACCACTGCTTCGACGGCCCCACGGGGGAGCTGGCCCACGCCTTCTTCCCCCCGCACGGCGGCATCCACTTCGACGATAGCGAGTACTGGGTCCTGGGCCCCACGCGCTACAGCTGGAAGAAAG GCGTGTGGCTCACGGACCTGGTGCACGTGGCGGCCCACGAGATCGGCCACGCGCTGGGCCTGATGCACTCACAACATGGCCGGGCGCTCATGCACCTGAACGCCACGCTGCGCGGCTGGAAGGCGTTGTCCCAGGACGAGCTGTGGGGGCTGCACCGGCTCTACG GATGCCTGGACAGGCTGTTCGTGTGCGCGTCCTGGGCGCGGAGAGGCTTCTGCGACGCTCGCCGGCGGCTCATGAAGAGGCTCTGCCCTAGCAGCTGCGACTTCTGCTACG AATTCCCCTTCCCCACAGTggccaccaccccaccccctcccaggACCAAAACCAGGCTGGTGCCTGAGGGCAGGAACGTGACCTTCCGCTGCGGCCAGAAGATCCTCCACAAGAAAGGGAAAGTGTA CTGGTACAAGGACCAGGAGCCCCTGGAGTTCTCCTACCCCGGCTACCTGGCCCTGGGCGAGGCACACCTGAGCATCATCGCCAACGCCGTCAACGAAGGCACCTACACCTGCGTGGTGCGCCGCCAGCAGCGCGTGCTGACCACCTACTCCTGGCGGGTCCGTGTGCGGGGCTGA
- the MMP23B gene encoding matrix metalloproteinase-23 isoform X1, giving the protein MGRGARVPSEAPGAGVERRWLGAALVALCLLPALVLLARLGAPAVPAWSAAQSFSAAVFGPGDRHRCLPRTLSSLKGDVAALGLSGGPPTRGLGPLAPRRRRYTLTPARLRWDHFNLTYRILSFPRNLLSPRETRRALAAAFRMWSDVSPFSFREVAPEQPSDLRIGFYPINHTDCLVSALHHCFDGPTGELAHAFFPPHGGIHFDDSEYWVLGPTRYSWKKGVWLTDLVHVAAHEIGHALGLMHSQHGRALMHLNATLRGWKALSQDELWGLHRLYGCLDRLFVCASWARRGFCDARRRLMKRLCPSSCDFCYGDAHRARTGLRGSWVLAMVWAEGALMGLFSPPRAEFPFPTVATTPPPPRTKTRLVPEGRNVTFRCGQKILHKKGKVYWYKDQEPLEFSYPGYLALGEAHLSIIANAVNEGTYTCVVRRQQRVLTTYSWRVRVRG; this is encoded by the exons ATGGGCCGCGGGGCCCGTGTCCCCTCGGAGGCCCCGGGGGCCGGCGTCGAGCGCCGCTGGCTTGGAGCCGCGCTGGTCGCCCTGTGCCTCCTCCCCGCGCTGGTGCTGCTGGCCCGGCTGGGGGCCCCGGCGGTGCCGGCCTGGAGCGCAGCACAG TCATTTTCCGCGGCAGTTTTTGGCCCTGGGGACCGTCACCGGTGCCTCCCACGCACGCTTTCTTCCCTGAAGGGAGACGTCGCTGCGCTGGGCCTTTCGGGGGGCCCCCCCACCCGGGGTCTGGGCCCACTGGCCCCCCGCAGACGCCGCTACACGCTGACTCCAGCCAGGCTGCGCTGGGACCACTTCAACCTCACCTACAG GATCCTCTCCTTCCCGCGGAACCTACTGAGCCCGCGGGAGACGCGGCGGGCCCTGGCTGCCGCCTTCCGCATGTGGAGCGACGTGTCCCCCTTCAGCTTCCGCGAGGTGGCCCCCGAGCAGCCCAGCGACCTCCGGATAG GCTTCTACCCGATCAACCACACGGACTGCCTGGTCTCCGCGCTGCACCACTGCTTCGACGGCCCCACGGGGGAGCTGGCCCACGCCTTCTTCCCCCCGCACGGCGGCATCCACTTCGACGATAGCGAGTACTGGGTCCTGGGCCCCACGCGCTACAGCTGGAAGAAAG GCGTGTGGCTCACGGACCTGGTGCACGTGGCGGCCCACGAGATCGGCCACGCGCTGGGCCTGATGCACTCACAACATGGCCGGGCGCTCATGCACCTGAACGCCACGCTGCGCGGCTGGAAGGCGTTGTCCCAGGACGAGCTGTGGGGGCTGCACCGGCTCTACG GATGCCTGGACAGGCTGTTCGTGTGCGCGTCCTGGGCGCGGAGAGGCTTCTGCGACGCTCGCCGGCGGCTCATGAAGAGGCTCTGCCCTAGCAGCTGCGACTTCTGCTACGGTGATGCCCACAGGGCCAGGACAGGGCTGCGTGGGAGCTGGGTCTTGGCTATGGTCTGGGCTGAGGGGGCACTGATGGGGCTCTTTTCCCCACCCCGAGCAGAATTCCCCTTCCCCACAGTggccaccaccccaccccctcccaggACCAAAACCAGGCTGGTGCCTGAGGGCAGGAACGTGACCTTCCGCTGCGGCCAGAAGATCCTCCACAAGAAAGGGAAAGTGTA CTGGTACAAGGACCAGGAGCCCCTGGAGTTCTCCTACCCCGGCTACCTGGCCCTGGGCGAGGCACACCTGAGCATCATCGCCAACGCCGTCAACGAAGGCACCTACACCTGCGTGGTGCGCCGCCAGCAGCGCGTGCTGACCACCTACTCCTGGCGGGTCCGTGTGCGGGGCTGA
- the MMP23B gene encoding matrix metalloproteinase-23 isoform X5 has protein sequence MGRGARVPSEAPGAGVERRWLGAALVALCLLPALVLLARLGAPAVPAWSAAQGDVAALGLSGGPPTRGLGPLAPRRRRYTLTPARLRWDHFNLTYRILSFPRNLLSPRETRRALAAAFRMWSDVSPFSFREVAPEQPSDLRIGFYPINHTDCLVSALHHCFDGPTGELAHAFFPPHGGIHFDDSEYWVLGPTRYSWKKGVWLTDLVHVAAHEIGHALGLMHSQHGRALMHLNATLRGWKALSQDELWGLHRLYGCLDRLFVCASWARRGFCDARRRLMKRLCPSSCDFCYEFPFPTVATTPPPPRTKTRLVPEGRNVTFRCGQKILHKKGKVYWYKDQEPLEFSYPGYLALGEAHLSIIANAVNEGTYTCVVRRQQRVLTTYSWRVRVRG, from the exons ATGGGCCGCGGGGCCCGTGTCCCCTCGGAGGCCCCGGGGGCCGGCGTCGAGCGCCGCTGGCTTGGAGCCGCGCTGGTCGCCCTGTGCCTCCTCCCCGCGCTGGTGCTGCTGGCCCGGCTGGGGGCCCCGGCGGTGCCGGCCTGGAGCGCAGCACAG GGAGACGTCGCTGCGCTGGGCCTTTCGGGGGGCCCCCCCACCCGGGGTCTGGGCCCACTGGCCCCCCGCAGACGCCGCTACACGCTGACTCCAGCCAGGCTGCGCTGGGACCACTTCAACCTCACCTACAG GATCCTCTCCTTCCCGCGGAACCTACTGAGCCCGCGGGAGACGCGGCGGGCCCTGGCTGCCGCCTTCCGCATGTGGAGCGACGTGTCCCCCTTCAGCTTCCGCGAGGTGGCCCCCGAGCAGCCCAGCGACCTCCGGATAG GCTTCTACCCGATCAACCACACGGACTGCCTGGTCTCCGCGCTGCACCACTGCTTCGACGGCCCCACGGGGGAGCTGGCCCACGCCTTCTTCCCCCCGCACGGCGGCATCCACTTCGACGATAGCGAGTACTGGGTCCTGGGCCCCACGCGCTACAGCTGGAAGAAAG GCGTGTGGCTCACGGACCTGGTGCACGTGGCGGCCCACGAGATCGGCCACGCGCTGGGCCTGATGCACTCACAACATGGCCGGGCGCTCATGCACCTGAACGCCACGCTGCGCGGCTGGAAGGCGTTGTCCCAGGACGAGCTGTGGGGGCTGCACCGGCTCTACG GATGCCTGGACAGGCTGTTCGTGTGCGCGTCCTGGGCGCGGAGAGGCTTCTGCGACGCTCGCCGGCGGCTCATGAAGAGGCTCTGCCCTAGCAGCTGCGACTTCTGCTACG AATTCCCCTTCCCCACAGTggccaccaccccaccccctcccaggACCAAAACCAGGCTGGTGCCTGAGGGCAGGAACGTGACCTTCCGCTGCGGCCAGAAGATCCTCCACAAGAAAGGGAAAGTGTA CTGGTACAAGGACCAGGAGCCCCTGGAGTTCTCCTACCCCGGCTACCTGGCCCTGGGCGAGGCACACCTGAGCATCATCGCCAACGCCGTCAACGAAGGCACCTACACCTGCGTGGTGCGCCGCCAGCAGCGCGTGCTGACCACCTACTCCTGGCGGGTCCGTGTGCGGGGCTGA
- the MMP23B gene encoding matrix metalloproteinase-23 isoform X2: MGRGARVPSEAPGAGVERRWLGAALVALCLLPALVLLARLGAPAVPAWSAAQGDVAALGLSGGPPTRGLGPLAPRRRRYTLTPARLRWDHFNLTYRILSFPRNLLSPRETRRALAAAFRMWSDVSPFSFREVAPEQPSDLRIGFYPINHTDCLVSALHHCFDGPTGELAHAFFPPHGGIHFDDSEYWVLGPTRYSWKKGVWLTDLVHVAAHEIGHALGLMHSQHGRALMHLNATLRGWKALSQDELWGLHRLYGCLDRLFVCASWARRGFCDARRRLMKRLCPSSCDFCYGDAHRARTGLRGSWVLAMVWAEGALMGLFSPPRAEFPFPTVATTPPPPRTKTRLVPEGRNVTFRCGQKILHKKGKVYWYKDQEPLEFSYPGYLALGEAHLSIIANAVNEGTYTCVVRRQQRVLTTYSWRVRVRG; this comes from the exons ATGGGCCGCGGGGCCCGTGTCCCCTCGGAGGCCCCGGGGGCCGGCGTCGAGCGCCGCTGGCTTGGAGCCGCGCTGGTCGCCCTGTGCCTCCTCCCCGCGCTGGTGCTGCTGGCCCGGCTGGGGGCCCCGGCGGTGCCGGCCTGGAGCGCAGCACAG GGAGACGTCGCTGCGCTGGGCCTTTCGGGGGGCCCCCCCACCCGGGGTCTGGGCCCACTGGCCCCCCGCAGACGCCGCTACACGCTGACTCCAGCCAGGCTGCGCTGGGACCACTTCAACCTCACCTACAG GATCCTCTCCTTCCCGCGGAACCTACTGAGCCCGCGGGAGACGCGGCGGGCCCTGGCTGCCGCCTTCCGCATGTGGAGCGACGTGTCCCCCTTCAGCTTCCGCGAGGTGGCCCCCGAGCAGCCCAGCGACCTCCGGATAG GCTTCTACCCGATCAACCACACGGACTGCCTGGTCTCCGCGCTGCACCACTGCTTCGACGGCCCCACGGGGGAGCTGGCCCACGCCTTCTTCCCCCCGCACGGCGGCATCCACTTCGACGATAGCGAGTACTGGGTCCTGGGCCCCACGCGCTACAGCTGGAAGAAAG GCGTGTGGCTCACGGACCTGGTGCACGTGGCGGCCCACGAGATCGGCCACGCGCTGGGCCTGATGCACTCACAACATGGCCGGGCGCTCATGCACCTGAACGCCACGCTGCGCGGCTGGAAGGCGTTGTCCCAGGACGAGCTGTGGGGGCTGCACCGGCTCTACG GATGCCTGGACAGGCTGTTCGTGTGCGCGTCCTGGGCGCGGAGAGGCTTCTGCGACGCTCGCCGGCGGCTCATGAAGAGGCTCTGCCCTAGCAGCTGCGACTTCTGCTACGGTGATGCCCACAGGGCCAGGACAGGGCTGCGTGGGAGCTGGGTCTTGGCTATGGTCTGGGCTGAGGGGGCACTGATGGGGCTCTTTTCCCCACCCCGAGCAGAATTCCCCTTCCCCACAGTggccaccaccccaccccctcccaggACCAAAACCAGGCTGGTGCCTGAGGGCAGGAACGTGACCTTCCGCTGCGGCCAGAAGATCCTCCACAAGAAAGGGAAAGTGTA CTGGTACAAGGACCAGGAGCCCCTGGAGTTCTCCTACCCCGGCTACCTGGCCCTGGGCGAGGCACACCTGAGCATCATCGCCAACGCCGTCAACGAAGGCACCTACACCTGCGTGGTGCGCCGCCAGCAGCGCGTGCTGACCACCTACTCCTGGCGGGTCCGTGTGCGGGGCTGA
- the MMP23B gene encoding matrix metalloproteinase-23 isoform X4 yields the protein MGRGARVPSEAPGAGVERRWLGAALVALCLLPALVLLARLGAPAVPAWSAAQSFSAAVFGPGDRHRCLPRTLSSLKGDVAALGLSGGPPTRGLGPLAPRRRRYTLTPARLRWDHFNLTYRILSFPRNLLSPRETRRALAAAFRMWSDVSPFSFREVAPEQPSDLRIGFYPINHTDCLVSALHHCFDGPTGELAHAFFPPHGGIHFDDSEYWVLGPTRYSWKKGVWLTDLVHVAAHEIGHALGLMHSQHGRALMHLNATLRGWKALSQDELWGLHRLYGCLDRLFVCASWARRGFCDARRRLMKRLCPSSCDFCYVATTPPPPRTKTRLVPEGRNVTFRCGQKILHKKGKVYWYKDQEPLEFSYPGYLALGEAHLSIIANAVNEGTYTCVVRRQQRVLTTYSWRVRVRG from the exons ATGGGCCGCGGGGCCCGTGTCCCCTCGGAGGCCCCGGGGGCCGGCGTCGAGCGCCGCTGGCTTGGAGCCGCGCTGGTCGCCCTGTGCCTCCTCCCCGCGCTGGTGCTGCTGGCCCGGCTGGGGGCCCCGGCGGTGCCGGCCTGGAGCGCAGCACAG TCATTTTCCGCGGCAGTTTTTGGCCCTGGGGACCGTCACCGGTGCCTCCCACGCACGCTTTCTTCCCTGAAGGGAGACGTCGCTGCGCTGGGCCTTTCGGGGGGCCCCCCCACCCGGGGTCTGGGCCCACTGGCCCCCCGCAGACGCCGCTACACGCTGACTCCAGCCAGGCTGCGCTGGGACCACTTCAACCTCACCTACAG GATCCTCTCCTTCCCGCGGAACCTACTGAGCCCGCGGGAGACGCGGCGGGCCCTGGCTGCCGCCTTCCGCATGTGGAGCGACGTGTCCCCCTTCAGCTTCCGCGAGGTGGCCCCCGAGCAGCCCAGCGACCTCCGGATAG GCTTCTACCCGATCAACCACACGGACTGCCTGGTCTCCGCGCTGCACCACTGCTTCGACGGCCCCACGGGGGAGCTGGCCCACGCCTTCTTCCCCCCGCACGGCGGCATCCACTTCGACGATAGCGAGTACTGGGTCCTGGGCCCCACGCGCTACAGCTGGAAGAAAG GCGTGTGGCTCACGGACCTGGTGCACGTGGCGGCCCACGAGATCGGCCACGCGCTGGGCCTGATGCACTCACAACATGGCCGGGCGCTCATGCACCTGAACGCCACGCTGCGCGGCTGGAAGGCGTTGTCCCAGGACGAGCTGTGGGGGCTGCACCGGCTCTACG GATGCCTGGACAGGCTGTTCGTGTGCGCGTCCTGGGCGCGGAGAGGCTTCTGCGACGCTCGCCGGCGGCTCATGAAGAGGCTCTGCCCTAGCAGCTGCGACTTCTGCTACG TggccaccaccccaccccctcccaggACCAAAACCAGGCTGGTGCCTGAGGGCAGGAACGTGACCTTCCGCTGCGGCCAGAAGATCCTCCACAAGAAAGGGAAAGTGTA CTGGTACAAGGACCAGGAGCCCCTGGAGTTCTCCTACCCCGGCTACCTGGCCCTGGGCGAGGCACACCTGAGCATCATCGCCAACGCCGTCAACGAAGGCACCTACACCTGCGTGGTGCGCCGCCAGCAGCGCGTGCTGACCACCTACTCCTGGCGGGTCCGTGTGCGGGGCTGA